In Chelonia mydas isolate rCheMyd1 chromosome 10, rCheMyd1.pri.v2, whole genome shotgun sequence, a single window of DNA contains:
- the CTXND1 gene encoding LOW QUALITY PROTEIN: cortexin domain-containing 1 (The sequence of the model RefSeq protein was modified relative to this genomic sequence to represent the inferred CDS: substituted 1 base at 1 genomic stop codon): MSREISPTAHSVYDDGSSKHKPGXGEMQTMEAPTPEPAYVDVDKGLTLACFVFLCLFLIVMIIRCAKVIMDPYSAIPTSTWEEQHLDD, from the exons ATGTCAAGGGAAATCTCTCCCACCGCTCATTCT GTGTATGATGATGGTAGCAGTAAGCACAAACCCGGATGAGGAGAGATGCAAACAATGGAGGCGCCAACACCAGAGCCTGCATATGTTGATGTGGACAAAGGACTAACATTAGCATGTTTTGTCTTCCTTTGCCTTTTCTTGATCGTCATGATTATTCGCTGTGCAAAAGTCATCATGGACCCTTACAGCGCCATCCCAACTTCCACATGGGAGGAGCAGCACCTGGATGACTGA